Proteins from a single region of Candidatus Puniceispirillum marinum IMCC1322:
- a CDS encoding TRAP transporter small permease subunit: MTQFIYAIESLSVWVGRAFGWCILVLTFSVSYEVFVRYVLNSPTVWAFDVMVQMYGALFLMAGPYALAQDSHVRGDVLYRLFSVKWQARVDFVLYLLFFFPGILALFWFGWEIASDSWRYEEVSWNSPARIQIYFFKTLIPLAGFLLILQGLAELARCWRAMQSGVWMERLSDVKETEDMLMEQSN; the protein is encoded by the coding sequence ATGACGCAGTTCATCTATGCTATCGAAAGCCTTAGTGTCTGGGTGGGTCGTGCCTTCGGATGGTGTATTCTGGTACTTACCTTCTCGGTATCTTACGAGGTGTTTGTTCGCTACGTATTGAACTCACCAACAGTCTGGGCCTTTGATGTGATGGTACAGATGTATGGCGCGCTATTTCTTATGGCTGGCCCCTATGCGCTGGCACAAGATTCGCATGTGCGCGGTGATGTCTTATACCGTTTATTTTCGGTAAAATGGCAAGCGCGGGTCGATTTCGTTCTGTATTTGCTATTTTTCTTCCCTGGTATTCTGGCGTTGTTCTGGTTTGGATGGGAAATCGCCTCGGATAGCTGGCGCTATGAGGAAGTGAGCTGGAATTCACCAGCCCGTATCCAGATTTATTTCTTCAAGACATTGATTCCATTAGCAGGTTTTCTGCTCATTCTGCAGGGTCTCGCCGAGCTGGCGCGGTGTTGGCGGGCAATGCAATCAGGTGTCTGGATGGAACGTCTTTCCGATGTCAAGGAAACCGAAGACATGCTGATGGAACAATCTAACTAG
- a CDS encoding TRAP transporter large permease has translation MTDPQVAILMLCLFIVLVLLGFPIAFTLLAMGVGFGYYAYYQGGIETFGDLFNNNIFYLLNQNTYSVMENDTLVAIPLFLFMGYVVERANIVNRLFYSLQMAARNLPGSMAIAALITCAVFSTASGIVGAVVTLMGLLAFPAMASAGYNKQFASGVICAGGTLGILIPPSIMLIVYAAIAELSPLRLYAAAMFPGLLLASLYILYVVVRVMSQPSLAPKPRDEDVPPASKIYWDLIVSFVPLTALIATVLGSILGGLATPAEAAAMGALGGLFLALLYRSLSWEKVKESVFLTAKATAMVCWLFIGSWTFASVFSYLGGHDVIEHWVLSFDLEPWQFLVLVQIIIFVLGWPLEWSEILIIFVPIFLPMLDNFGVNPYFFAMLVALNLQTSFLTPPMAMSAYYLKGVLKDQIELMDIFKGILPYLAIVIFSMVLLYQFPGIALWLPDYLFGEYIQ, from the coding sequence ATGACCGATCCACAAGTTGCCATTTTAATGTTGTGCCTGTTTATTGTGCTGGTACTGCTCGGGTTTCCCATTGCATTCACTTTGTTGGCGATGGGTGTTGGGTTTGGTTACTATGCCTATTATCAGGGCGGTATCGAAACCTTTGGTGATTTATTCAACAATAACATTTTCTATCTGTTGAACCAGAATACCTATTCGGTCATGGAAAATGATACGCTCGTGGCAATACCGCTATTCCTGTTTATGGGCTATGTGGTTGAACGTGCAAATATTGTTAACCGCTTATTTTATTCATTGCAGATGGCCGCACGAAATTTGCCTGGTTCAATGGCGATTGCGGCACTTATTACCTGTGCTGTGTTTTCAACCGCGTCAGGTATTGTTGGTGCGGTGGTAACCTTGATGGGATTGCTGGCTTTTCCAGCGATGGCAAGCGCTGGATATAACAAGCAGTTTGCATCAGGCGTGATCTGCGCTGGTGGTACGCTTGGTATTCTTATTCCACCATCAATCATGCTGATCGTTTATGCCGCTATTGCCGAATTATCGCCTTTACGTCTCTATGCGGCGGCCATGTTCCCCGGGCTCTTACTTGCCAGCCTTTATATACTTTATGTGGTTGTGCGGGTGATGTCGCAACCAAGTCTGGCGCCGAAACCGCGTGATGAGGACGTGCCGCCTGCCAGTAAAATATATTGGGATTTGATCGTTTCCTTTGTGCCGCTAACAGCCCTTATTGCCACCGTTCTGGGGTCAATTCTGGGAGGGCTTGCCACCCCTGCCGAAGCGGCTGCTATGGGCGCGCTAGGCGGTTTATTTCTTGCGCTTCTATATCGCTCTCTTAGCTGGGAAAAGGTCAAGGAGTCAGTATTCCTGACAGCCAAGGCCACCGCGATGGTGTGTTGGCTATTTATCGGTTCATGGACATTTGCGTCGGTGTTTTCATATCTTGGCGGGCATGATGTGATCGAACATTGGGTGTTGTCATTCGATCTGGAGCCTTGGCAGTTCCTGGTGCTTGTTCAGATCATCATCTTTGTTCTGGGCTGGCCACTGGAATGGTCCGAAATTCTGATTATCTTCGTGCCTATCTTCCTGCCGATGCTCGATAATTTCGGTGTTAATCCATATTTCTTTGCGATGCTGGTGGCACTCAATCTGCAGACGTCCTTCCTGACGCCGCCAATGGCGATGTCGGCCTACTATCTAAAAGGCGTACTGAAAGACCAGATTGAATTGATGGACATTTTCAAGGGTATTTTGCCGTATCTGGCAATTGTTATCTTCTCGATGGTGTTGCTCTATCAATTCCCGGGTATCGCTTTGTGGCTTCCGGACTATCTGTTTGGTGAATATATTCAATAA
- a CDS encoding amidase, whose amino-acid sequence MTSAVEMVRMVRDGQVTSVQLVTACLDKIEAENDQLKAWAHIDREAALARAGEMDYIRLTGRPMGALHGVPVGVKDIVDTRAFPTEYGTPVMSGRQPDHDARVIAQLLDAGAIIIGKTVTTPFAFLDPSATRNPHNIAFSPGGSSSGSAAAVAAGHVPIAIGSQTNGSVIRPASYCGVFGFKPTSGILPRTGVLQTSQTLDQLGVFSLYLEDTALLADVLAMYDPADTASYPWPRPHMLSGVQEDVPIEPNFVWLEMPYFGTLDDDARKGMNEVIDALGGQIEVIDAEQSFKDMPEAHKIIQDYEISRNLEWALRDHEDQLFDKFADMLRRGTKISDEDYQEALKFRTAMIGYFAAFFKDYDAILTPSSSGQATKFDDGTGDPIFCTYWTLCGLPCVTLPILTSGEGMPVGVQLVGNREEDNRLMRSARWMLNKLSAPLDEHDGTSETGERSGL is encoded by the coding sequence ATGACATCTGCTGTGGAAATGGTGCGCATGGTGCGTGACGGGCAGGTAACGTCAGTTCAGCTTGTTACTGCCTGTCTTGACAAGATCGAAGCGGAAAATGACCAGCTCAAGGCATGGGCGCATATTGACCGTGAAGCGGCATTGGCGCGTGCTGGCGAGATGGACTACATCCGTTTAACTGGCCGGCCTATGGGTGCCCTGCATGGCGTGCCGGTCGGGGTAAAGGATATTGTCGATACACGTGCCTTTCCAACTGAATATGGCACACCTGTTATGTCGGGACGTCAGCCAGATCATGATGCCCGCGTCATTGCCCAACTTCTTGATGCTGGTGCGATCATTATAGGTAAAACGGTGACAACGCCATTCGCGTTTCTTGATCCATCCGCAACGCGTAACCCGCATAATATAGCCTTTTCGCCAGGTGGATCATCATCGGGTTCGGCGGCGGCTGTTGCGGCGGGGCATGTACCGATTGCGATTGGGTCACAAACCAATGGGTCAGTGATCAGGCCAGCGTCTTATTGCGGGGTATTTGGGTTCAAACCAACTTCTGGCATTCTGCCGCGCACAGGGGTTTTGCAAACCTCGCAAACATTGGACCAACTAGGCGTGTTCTCGCTATATCTAGAAGATACGGCCTTGCTTGCGGACGTTCTGGCTATGTATGACCCTGCCGATACAGCTTCATATCCATGGCCACGGCCACATATGCTGTCAGGTGTGCAAGAAGATGTGCCAATCGAACCGAATTTTGTCTGGCTTGAAATGCCATATTTCGGAACGCTTGATGATGATGCCCGCAAAGGCATGAACGAAGTCATTGATGCGCTTGGTGGACAAATCGAAGTCATTGATGCCGAACAGTCGTTCAAGGACATGCCTGAGGCGCATAAAATCATTCAGGACTATGAAATTTCGCGTAACCTTGAATGGGCGTTGCGCGACCATGAAGACCAGCTATTTGACAAATTTGCAGATATGTTACGTCGTGGCACCAAGATCAGCGACGAAGATTATCAGGAAGCTTTGAAATTCCGCACGGCGATGATTGGCTATTTTGCGGCATTTTTCAAAGATTATGATGCAATCTTGACGCCAAGCTCATCTGGACAAGCAACCAAATTTGACGACGGCACGGGTGATCCAATTTTCTGTACCTATTGGACCCTGTGCGGCTTACCATGCGTAACCTTGCCCATTTTAACCTCAGGCGAGGGTATGCCGGTTGGTGTGCAGCTTGTGGGTAATCGCGAAGAAGATAATCGATTAATGCGGTCAGCACGGTGGATGTTGAATAAGTTATCTGCTCCACTTGACGAACATGACGGCACCAGTGAAACTGGTGAAAGGAGCGGATTATGA
- a CDS encoding cyclic nucleotide-binding domain-containing protein yields MSRSSRKYQSRPFKKGDVVYNVGDAGDELYLIHSGNVSIISKNGLLLSVLGPGEIFGETAPVTNSARSATVIADTNCIINIIDSEQVRQKLKESDPVIIAIIRSLSLRLKDTNILTEKYWNELNIYKSLE; encoded by the coding sequence ATGAGCCGATCATCTCGCAAATATCAGTCTCGTCCGTTCAAAAAAGGGGACGTGGTCTATAACGTTGGTGATGCAGGCGACGAGCTATATCTCATCCATAGCGGCAATGTATCGATCATCAGCAAAAATGGTTTGCTGTTATCCGTACTTGGGCCTGGTGAAATTTTCGGTGAAACTGCACCAGTCACCAATTCTGCGCGGTCAGCGACGGTTATTGCCGATACCAATTGCATCATAAACATTATCGATAGCGAGCAGGTGCGTCAGAAACTCAAAGAAAGCGACCCTGTCATCATTGCCATAATAAGAAGCCTTTCACTGCGTTTGAAAGACACCAATATTCTGACTGAAAAATACTGGAACGAGCTCAACATATATAAAAGCCTCGAATAA
- a CDS encoding thiol-disulfide oxidoreductase DCC family protein, giving the protein MIQIYYDGKCGLCSKEIQHYKHIAPAGIFAWHDVATDPSPLMPLGVAQADALRRLHAKDSQDKMHIGVDAFIVIWRHLPRWHLLATFISIPGIRHVTNFAYARFADYRFKRLPHCQLS; this is encoded by the coding sequence ATGATCCAAATCTATTATGATGGAAAATGTGGGCTCTGTAGCAAGGAAATCCAGCATTATAAGCATATCGCGCCAGCGGGTATCTTTGCTTGGCATGATGTTGCTACCGACCCGTCACCATTAATGCCGCTTGGGGTTGCGCAAGCCGATGCGTTGCGTCGCCTTCATGCCAAGGATAGCCAAGACAAAATGCATATTGGTGTTGATGCGTTTATTGTGATTTGGCGACATCTGCCACGCTGGCATTTGCTGGCGACATTCATATCAATTCCCGGGATCAGGCATGTTACGAATTTTGCCTATGCACGCTTTGCCGATTACCGGTTTAAACGGTTACCACATTGCCAGTTATCCTAG
- a CDS encoding DMT family transporter: MTNKDWLRIVTLGVLWGSSFLYAEILLRYLNPLMIVFLRVSLAGLILLLICLIKRMPIQLTGTDLFTIGVMGALNNVIPFSLIVWGQQTTTGGLASIINASTAFFSILLAALFIPQERLTWNRVGGVLIGVTGVAMAVGPANILQFSGSDSGKYMILLATISYAIAGVWAKMRMQNLPSMISATGMLVASAMMMVPLLFVTDTFQIAPIDLYVFFIAFQFAVICSVLAYLLYFKILETMGAGNLLICTIIVPPSAILLEVLVLDEVIGLNELAGLAIVTAGMIVLDGRLLPRR; the protein is encoded by the coding sequence ATGACGAATAAAGATTGGTTGCGTATTGTCACACTTGGCGTTTTATGGGGAAGTAGCTTTCTATATGCCGAAATACTTCTGCGCTATTTAAACCCACTTATGATCGTGTTTCTGCGCGTTAGTCTGGCGGGCTTAATCCTGCTTCTGATATGTTTGATAAAACGCATGCCAATACAGCTGACAGGTACTGATCTGTTCACTATTGGTGTTATGGGCGCCTTAAATAATGTCATCCCTTTCAGCCTGATTGTATGGGGTCAGCAAACTACAACAGGTGGACTGGCTTCGATTATCAATGCCTCGACAGCTTTCTTTTCGATTTTGCTGGCGGCGCTTTTTATTCCACAGGAACGCTTGACCTGGAATCGGGTTGGCGGGGTGCTGATTGGCGTAACGGGTGTTGCCATGGCGGTTGGCCCAGCAAACATACTGCAATTTTCCGGAAGCGATAGCGGTAAATATATGATTTTACTAGCAACGATTTCCTATGCCATTGCCGGCGTTTGGGCCAAGATGAGAATGCAGAATTTACCATCAATGATATCGGCAACAGGTATGTTGGTGGCTAGCGCAATGATGATGGTGCCGTTATTATTTGTGACAGATACTTTTCAGATCGCGCCAATCGACTTGTATGTGTTTTTCATAGCGTTTCAATTTGCGGTGATCTGCTCAGTTTTAGCCTATCTGCTATATTTCAAAATTCTGGAAACGATGGGTGCGGGCAATTTATTGATATGTACGATTATTGTGCCGCCGTCAGCCATTCTTCTTGAGGTGCTGGTGCTGGATGAGGTGATTGGCCTGAATGAACTGGCTGGGCTTGCGATTGTGACAGCTGGGATGATTGTGCTGGATGGACGCCTTTTACCTCGCAGATAA
- a CDS encoding GNAT family N-acetyltransferase, translating into MTEITTKRLILRQATSRDKSTLVREIGAWDVARWLTRVPYPYTEHHADEFLHIIKDQPFNINIFRQHKLIGGVVLTTDADTQSYELGYWLGASHWGHGYATEAARAFLDIVQKTLDATYIKASYITGNEASAHVLNKLGFQETGTEETYCLPRKKMVTCVTLRLATNI; encoded by the coding sequence ATGACTGAAATCACCACCAAACGCCTCATATTGCGTCAAGCGACATCGCGCGATAAAAGCACTCTTGTCAGGGAAATTGGCGCATGGGATGTTGCCAGATGGCTTACACGGGTTCCCTATCCCTATACCGAGCATCATGCTGACGAATTTCTGCACATCATAAAAGACCAGCCATTCAATATTAATATTTTCAGACAGCATAAATTAATTGGTGGTGTTGTGCTAACCACCGATGCCGATACCCAATCTTATGAACTGGGCTATTGGCTTGGCGCGTCACATTGGGGACATGGATATGCAACCGAAGCCGCAAGGGCTTTTCTTGATATTGTGCAAAAGACGCTAGATGCCACCTATATCAAAGCCAGCTACATCACCGGCAATGAAGCGTCAGCGCATGTATTGAACAAGCTTGGCTTTCAGGAAACAGGTACCGAAGAAACCTATTGTCTCCCCCGTAAAAAGATGGTGACCTGTGTCACACTGCGCCTTGCAACCAACATTTGA
- a CDS encoding N-acyl-D-amino-acid deacylase family protein: MLEDIIPDHIIRNGLVIDGSGTAGVKADIAIAGDRIVAIGDLAHSDAVQVTDASGLVVAPGFIDVHTHDDAALIIRPDMEAKLSQGVTTVICGNCGISGAPYDLDREPPGLLRLVFKSEEFVAPDLASYMAKVDAAQPSVNSAFLTGHTTLRMNAMGEDLDRPATPDEIDYMKRQLAQALRDGSIGLSTGLFYDPAHAAPTEEVVALASVLADYDGIYTTHMRDEADHVVESVEESLYIGASANVPVVISHHKCQGKQNFGRSAETLKIMAAARKTQSVALDIYPYEACSTVLNETNVMGALRTIVTWSDPHPEMSGRDLDDIADELGLSPLEAMKKLMPGGAIYFMMDEADIDRIMTSENAMIGSDGLPEDAHPHPRLWGTFPRVLGHYVREKQLMPLYEAVHRMTGLSAGNFMLKDRGLIMPSYYADITIFDPDTVIDKATYEKPKQYASGIEVVIVNGQIAWQNGSASNARAGKVLKRTAA; encoded by the coding sequence ATGCTAGAAGACATTATACCAGATCACATTATCCGTAACGGTCTGGTCATTGATGGCAGTGGCACTGCGGGTGTGAAGGCTGATATCGCTATTGCGGGTGACCGGATTGTTGCCATTGGTGATCTGGCGCATAGTGACGCCGTACAGGTGACCGATGCAAGCGGGCTGGTGGTTGCGCCGGGTTTTATCGATGTGCATACGCATGATGATGCCGCGCTGATTATCAGGCCTGATATGGAAGCCAAGCTAAGCCAGGGCGTGACCACGGTGATCTGTGGTAATTGCGGCATTAGCGGTGCACCCTATGATCTGGATAGAGAGCCCCCCGGTTTGCTTCGGCTGGTGTTCAAATCCGAAGAATTTGTCGCGCCTGATCTTGCCAGCTATATGGCCAAGGTCGATGCTGCACAGCCCTCGGTCAATAGTGCGTTTCTGACTGGCCATACAACATTGCGTATGAATGCGATGGGCGAGGATCTGGATCGTCCCGCCACGCCTGATGAAATTGACTATATGAAAAGACAGCTTGCACAGGCACTGCGTGACGGGTCTATCGGCCTGTCAACGGGACTATTCTATGATCCGGCACATGCCGCGCCAACCGAGGAAGTTGTCGCCCTTGCTAGCGTGCTGGCGGATTATGACGGTATTTATACAACGCATATGCGTGACGAAGCCGATCATGTTGTCGAAAGTGTCGAAGAATCTCTCTATATTGGTGCCAGCGCCAACGTACCTGTGGTCATTTCGCATCATAAATGTCAGGGGAAACAGAATTTCGGACGTAGTGCCGAAACCCTGAAAATTATGGCGGCGGCGCGTAAAACCCAATCCGTAGCGCTGGATATATATCCCTATGAAGCCTGTTCAACTGTATTGAATGAAACCAATGTCATGGGCGCGTTACGCACCATCGTTACATGGTCTGATCCACATCCCGAGATGAGTGGTCGTGATCTGGATGATATCGCCGATGAGCTTGGCCTGAGTCCGCTTGAAGCGATGAAAAAGCTGATGCCAGGTGGTGCTATATATTTCATGATGGATGAAGCTGATATTGACCGGATCATGACGTCTGAAAATGCGATGATAGGGTCAGACGGCCTGCCTGAGGACGCACATCCGCACCCTCGCTTATGGGGTACCTTTCCGCGGGTGCTTGGGCATTATGTGCGTGAAAAGCAGCTTATGCCGCTATATGAAGCGGTGCATCGTATGACTGGCTTATCGGCAGGTAATTTCATGCTGAAAGACCGCGGTCTGATCATGCCTAGCTATTATGCCGACATCACGATTTTTGATCCTGATACAGTGATTGATAAAGCAACCTATGAAAAGCCAAAGCAATATGCATCGGGTATTGAAGTGGTTATTGTCAATGGTCAGATAGCCTGGCAGAATGGTAGCGCCTCAAATGCGCGTGCTGGTAAAGTGTTAAAACGAACCGCTGCCTGA
- a CDS encoding class I SAM-dependent methyltransferase, whose translation MLPTLFRTISQSFIERSLNKAYADRLDERGSTPQGVFWNSRQNQMVRFAALLSVVTGHVAWKKPAPRTLSIADIGCGYGAMLEFINTHPQFAHLRYMGLDINPVMIAACQDNFPTASHLFTCGKKPVSIVDFSVFSGTFNLCHIDDTRRWEAYMFACLDSCWQNSRMGMALNLLCAPETKISNNIFYANRDDFISKASARFGPTRAIATREVKEDYTFLITRNS comes from the coding sequence ATGCTCCCAACTCTCTTTCGCACTATCAGCCAGTCATTTATCGAACGAAGCCTCAACAAGGCCTATGCTGATCGGTTAGACGAACGCGGCAGTACCCCGCAAGGCGTGTTCTGGAATTCACGACAAAATCAGATGGTACGCTTTGCAGCGCTTTTATCCGTTGTGACCGGGCATGTGGCATGGAAAAAGCCAGCCCCCCGCACCCTTAGCATCGCTGATATCGGCTGTGGATACGGTGCCATGCTAGAATTTATCAACACACATCCACAATTTGCCCATCTTCGCTATATGGGGCTAGATATTAATCCAGTGATGATCGCCGCATGTCAGGATAATTTTCCAACCGCGTCACATCTGTTCACATGTGGCAAAAAGCCCGTTTCAATTGTCGATTTCAGTGTGTTTTCAGGCACCTTCAACCTGTGCCATATTGACGATACCCGGCGCTGGGAAGCCTATATGTTTGCCTGTTTGGATTCCTGCTGGCAGAACAGCCGCATGGGCATGGCGCTTAATCTTCTATGCGCGCCTGAAACCAAGATCAGCAACAATATTTTTTACGCTAACCGCGATGATTTTATCAGCAAGGCAAGTGCCCGTTTTGGCCCTACCCGTGCGATCGCCACGCGCGAGGTGAAAGAGGATTACACCTTTTTAATCACCCGCAATTCCTGA
- a CDS encoding carbon-nitrogen hydrolase family protein gives MTAKDTMTLLGCQIDIPAMTLAAERDTHLAVTAKKIRHQLSHQHADLVVLPELSSIDYARASFDCLDQLAEPLTGVSFEIWRDVAREFGVFISYSFARKDQNGYFICVAIVNPDGELIGHYDKLHLAHYGASMEKDYFSCGSHLFTFRVKGFCLAPIICYDIRMPELTRTLAVDHDVDVILHSGAYFRDPSFPSWHAFATTRAIENQVFFMSLNRAGSDYGHSLFCWPWMDDTIAPVTFAETHEDFKFVTLNKGMMRDARRDYAFLRDRLDDYALPLKSG, from the coding sequence ATGACAGCGAAAGATACAATGACACTGTTGGGATGCCAAATTGACATCCCGGCAATGACCTTAGCCGCCGAGCGCGATACGCACTTAGCCGTAACGGCTAAAAAAATTCGGCACCAGTTATCACATCAGCATGCTGACCTTGTTGTTTTGCCTGAACTTTCAAGCATTGATTACGCACGTGCAAGCTTTGACTGTTTAGACCAGCTTGCCGAGCCACTAACGGGTGTATCTTTTGAAATTTGGCGCGATGTCGCCCGCGAATTTGGCGTATTTATCAGCTACAGCTTTGCCCGAAAGGATCAGAACGGCTATTTCATTTGCGTGGCAATTGTCAATCCGGATGGTGAACTCATCGGGCATTATGACAAACTCCATTTAGCACATTATGGTGCGTCGATGGAAAAGGACTATTTCTCATGTGGTTCGCATTTATTCACCTTCAGGGTAAAGGGATTCTGTCTTGCCCCGATCATCTGCTATGATATTCGTATGCCCGAACTAACTCGTACTTTGGCAGTTGATCATGATGTCGATGTCATCTTGCATTCTGGCGCCTATTTCCGTGATCCATCATTTCCGTCGTGGCATGCCTTTGCAACAACCCGCGCTATTGAGAACCAGGTGTTTTTTATGTCGCTTAATCGTGCAGGTTCAGATTATGGCCATTCTCTATTCTGCTGGCCGTGGATGGATGACACCATTGCGCCTGTCACATTTGCAGAAACACATGAAGATTTCAAATTCGTGACGCTCAATAAAGGCATGATGCGTGATGCGCGCCGTGACTATGCATTCCTGCGAGACCGGCTTGACGATTATGCCCTGCCACTAAAGTCAGGTTAG
- a CDS encoding RidA family protein — protein MTIERMHTSQRMSKIVTHNETIYLCGQVGNRGDTIEAQTTEALSRVDALLAEAGSSKRHLLQAVVWLKSMEDFDAMNKVWEAWVPDGAAPARACGRVEMASEELLVEITIIAAKS, from the coding sequence ATGACCATTGAACGTATGCATACCAGCCAGCGTATGAGCAAAATCGTAACGCATAATGAAACCATCTATCTATGTGGCCAGGTTGGCAATCGCGGTGACACAATCGAAGCCCAAACCACCGAAGCTTTGTCACGAGTCGATGCCTTGCTAGCCGAAGCCGGTAGTTCAAAGCGGCATCTGTTACAGGCGGTCGTATGGTTAAAATCAATGGAAGATTTTGATGCCATGAATAAAGTCTGGGAAGCCTGGGTTCCCGATGGCGCCGCGCCTGCACGTGCCTGTGGCCGTGTCGAAATGGCCTCGGAAGAACTACTTGTCGAAATCACGATAATCGCCGCAAAATCATAG
- a CDS encoding SlyX family protein → MDTKIKNLEEQTAILQAELSQMSDELYAQQKEIERLRIDIGNLKSKLQNVPTDSGILTADEDVPPPHY, encoded by the coding sequence ATGGACACAAAAATCAAAAACCTTGAAGAGCAAACTGCCATCCTGCAAGCTGAACTATCGCAGATGAGCGACGAGCTTTATGCCCAGCAAAAGGAAATTGAACGCCTGCGCATAGACATAGGCAACCTCAAAAGCAAATTACAAAATGTTCCAACTGACAGTGGTATTCTGACCGCCGATGAGGACGTGCCACCACCGCATTATTAA
- a CDS encoding cystathionine beta-lyase, translating into MDWRTKLLDPTPQARNDFTALTTPIYRGSTVVFDSQEKVSDDWQHAENGYSYGLYGTPTTLELAARIATIEGAHRTFIVPGGQAAIALVYMAFCKAGSHALVPFSAYGPNREMAEGMLRDFGVEVEAYDPLIGGDISTLIRDNTTLIWCESPGSVTMEVQDVPAIVAAAHSRDVSVALDNTYAAGVLFDAFAHDVDVSIQALTKYVGGHSDLLLGSVSSRDARAYNALGSVYRQLGLAVSPDDCSLALRGLQTLAVRLEHLEKSTLKVAHWLADHKSIAKVFHPALPTCPGHAQWQRDFKGSASVFSFLFNDDATPQQVVNFLNALAIFKIGLSWGGVTSLAVVYPDLDRPGQDFGGRLVRLNIGLESPDDLIADLEQAIAG; encoded by the coding sequence ATGGACTGGCGTACTAAATTACTTGATCCAACCCCACAAGCACGTAATGACTTCACCGCTTTGACCACACCTATCTATCGGGGCTCAACGGTTGTTTTTGACAGTCAGGAAAAGGTAAGTGACGATTGGCAACATGCTGAGAATGGCTATTCCTATGGGCTTTATGGAACGCCAACAACACTTGAACTTGCCGCGCGCATCGCCACTATCGAGGGGGCGCATCGCACCTTTATCGTCCCTGGTGGGCAGGCCGCCATTGCGCTTGTCTATATGGCATTCTGCAAAGCGGGGAGTCATGCGCTTGTCCCTTTTTCAGCCTACGGCCCTAACCGAGAAATGGCCGAAGGGATGTTGCGTGATTTTGGCGTAGAGGTTGAAGCTTATGATCCGTTAATCGGTGGTGATATCAGCACTCTGATCCGGGATAATACAACGCTGATCTGGTGTGAAAGTCCCGGGTCGGTGACGATGGAAGTTCAGGATGTCCCCGCCATTGTTGCGGCAGCCCATAGCCGAGACGTTTCGGTGGCGCTTGATAATACCTATGCCGCTGGCGTGCTGTTTGATGCCTTTGCGCATGATGTTGATGTCAGTATTCAGGCCTTAACCAAATATGTTGGCGGGCATAGCGACTTGCTTTTAGGGTCAGTATCATCACGTGATGCGCGCGCTTATAATGCACTAGGTTCAGTTTATCGCCAGCTGGGTCTGGCGGTATCGCCAGATGATTGTTCACTGGCGTTACGTGGCTTGCAGACGTTGGCGGTGCGCCTTGAACATCTTGAAAAATCGACATTGAAGGTGGCGCACTGGCTGGCGGATCATAAAAGTATCGCCAAGGTGTTTCATCCTGCCTTGCCAACCTGTCCGGGGCATGCACAGTGGCAACGCGATTTCAAAGGCTCGGCAAGCGTATTTTCTTTTCTATTTAATGATGATGCTACCCCACAACAGGTCGTGAATTTTTTGAATGCCTTGGCTATTTTCAAAATAGGCCTTAGCTGGGGTGGTGTAACAAGCCTTGCGGTTGTTTATCCTGACCTTGATCGACCGGGACAAGATTTTGGTGGCAGGTTGGTTAGGTTGAACATTGGTCTGGAAAGTCCTGATGATCTGATAGCTGATCTTGAGCAGGCTATTGCTGGGTAA